In Hydractinia symbiolongicarpus strain clone_291-10 chromosome 4, HSymV2.1, whole genome shotgun sequence, the following proteins share a genomic window:
- the LOC130640981 gene encoding eIF-2-alpha kinase GCN2-like isoform X1 — protein sequence MAYALKEMQEEELQAIQAIYMDDYVDHSQGNFPPEITLKLTPLQSIVRKDVHAKLDLRVKYTSSYPNNPPVLKLENSKGISNEQLSKLKTDLDKMAIDLCGEVMILQLAQFIQSFLHQHNVPNLSFFEQMLANQQKQEELMFQEKQIKEKAKVAKDREREQDVKRQVKEELQKRDEVLKQEKKKRQVSLSQSPGNSGSNYFEVVDMPQRRGSFTCLLAKEHKISVVIFRNSQDERKVFCSSCIGHFFDGACTMTAIDESTGKLMSISEWKVKFPTEQKKVYFSNEETSDAIAKQINSIEQEFYFLKSKLSCRGALLYHSLHIERNGKNVSAKLLMDAITGPPLSSFLQDGGLSISLLQSFCAQLVEILSFFHSKSIVHRDLNLCNTFVNNNNEIVICGYAVMRRLSDFCKTHNAQGSTGQVLENSFGDYRKLVKTGKKGDVFNLGLLLVCLYQGHTNLVYPVEVPEDAPETFKSFLNSCFTVNEDLRPTMQHLSNHSFLCEKIILQYDAKNGEKQNQNTENSFQKLEKDEVPFLFLPNPVVLGKSRLMNEFEIMQSLGKGGFGSVIKVRNKLDGNLYAIKRIPLNPKCPHLNKRITREVKLLSRLNHENVVRYFNSWIEAEDIKLLETSSTDTELDFTSTNQQQNKKKGITKVQTARKKRDLEESLMEVNGIEEFAVPEFTSDNNVSWCEISSTEKKSSSSSSDDDSYSPKSKINIRSSSLSNRTRSNRGESSEGIIFQMDDSMVQFGDMLDSEESEDEIRVTGALNTATTTTTTTSTTTSEESVSLQYLYIQMEYCERSTLRNVIDEDLYKKPDLVGRYFREIIEGLAHVHSQGIIHRDLKPFNIFIDSCDRIKIGDFGLATSHGNAKLDTSVFLKENEPVQSTDDRMTGKVGTALYVAPELCQAKSKIKFSQKVDMYSLGVILFEMCYRPLNTGMERVKLLGSVRSESVVFPEDFNKKKYKREHYVISWLLNHNPDERPSATELLESGYVPPKIEDSQLDELLRHTLNQTNSTRYQRLMSTLFLQPVTPVLDQIYDSDCHGKNEDVIIEAGKILQHVKNVVINIFLKHEGVFVETPLLTPKTKIFDNMNTASFIDQNGLQLCLPCDSRVSFARYISRNNINSFKRFFFGKLFRNPGIISAHPLALWECSFDIVTNGFSSMLPESELIFIVFEIIKEFPTLYNRNFYIRLNHMSIIKAVFVQNNFSEETQNTILEILANTRNKKILEERLQTCFMELRLTEHVINKLMSFLTYDGSLSKAKETLQLLRKSRTPVSNLTKEAFSELERVVKYITNFSIEIPVSICTSFIGNVNYYSGIVFQFVAENNRKRKHGGVDILAVGGCYNKLVESMSRYAESSDLPSSVGVSIAVEKLIMSVVEEKRNYGCYQGSASNSVIVCCVTNTPNLDSLVPVLQDLWSANIHASLFSYESQQDYTIEEVQEYCIDNGINHIVVLKESDVEHVRVKSRDKEKFSETRVQRNELCDYLNHKLSVKLENTKEMEQSLTKTVPLYQSNEISFLFTFVSVDKVDANSKKKFTKIFDSKFHHELQKCFGSNNDLQVVAAKLDRSVLKIVAAYLELNGSYEDFESSVRDIMEMYKEQGSFMKRLCHTLYKVYSESHSVVILYSYVEEVYKVFT from the exons GTTATGATATTGCAACTTGCTCAATTTATCCAATCGTTTTTGCACCAGCACAATGTACCCAACCTTTCTTTCTTTGAACAAATGCTTGCTAATCAGCAAAAACAAGAGGAGTTAATgtttcaagaaaaacaaataaaagagaAAGCAAAAGTGGCAAAAGATAGAGAACGTGAACAAGATGTT aAGAGACAAGTGAAAGAGGAACTTCAAAAAAGAGATGAAGTGCTAAAGCAGGAGAAGAAAAAACGACAG GTATCCTTATCACAATCTCCTGGCAATAGTGGATCGAACTATTTTGAAGTAGTTGATATGCCTCAAAGAAGAGGATCCTTTACCTGTTTGTTAGcaaaagaacacaaaatttCTGTTGTTATTTTTCGAAATTCACAAGATGAAAGAAAGGTGTTTTGCAGTTCCTGCATTG gtCATTTTTTTGATGGTGCTTGTACGATGACTGCAATTGATGAAAGCACCGGAAAATTAATGTCAATATCGGAATGGAAAGTGAAGTTCCCAACTgaacaaaaaaaggtttatttttCCAACGAAGAAACCTCTGATGCAATAGCTAAGCAG ATCAATAGCATTGAACAAGAATTTTACTTCTTGAAGAGCAAACTATCATGCAGAGGAGCTTTACTTTATCATTCACTGCATATTGAAAGAAACGGAAAAAATGTTTCAGCAAAG cTATTAATGGATGCTATAACTGGCCCTCCGTTATCTAGTTTCTTGCAAGACGGTGGCTTATCAATCTCACTTCTTCAAAGCTTTTGTGCACAGCTAGTGGAAATCCTCTCATTTTTTCATAGTAAATCTATTGTACACAGAGACCTGAAT ctaTGTAATACTTTTGTTAACAACAATAACGAGATTGTCATTTGTGGCTATgctgtgatgagacgcttatcaGACTTCTGTAAAACCCACAATGCACAAGGGAGTACTGGCCAAGTTTTGGAAAACAGTTTCGGTGATTATAGAAAGTTGGTTAAAACTGGCAAAAAGGGTGATGTATTCAATttg ggTTTGCTGTTAGTATGTTTATATCAAGGTCATACAAACCTTGTATATCCTGTAGAAGTGCCTGAAGATGCACCTGAAACATTTAAGTCATTCCTAAACAG ttgcTTCACAGTTAACGAAGATCTCCGTCCCACCATGCAACACCTAAGTAATCACTCTTTTCTTTgtgaaaaaatcattcttcAGTATGATGCAAAAAAtggtgaaaaacaaaatcagAACACGGAAAACTCTTTTCAGAAACTTGAGAAAGATGAAGTACCATTTTTGTTTCTACCCAATCCTGTAGTACTTGGTAAATCACGGTTGATGAATGAATTTGAAATCATGCAATCGTTGGGTAAAGGGGGATTTGGAAGTGTTATAAAA gTTAGAAACAAACTGGATGGAAATCTTTATGCCATAAAGCGCATACCTTTAAACCCCAAGTGTCCTCacttgaataaaagaataactaGAGAAGTGAAACTTTTGTCAAGATTGAATCATGAAAATGTTGTACG atattttaacTCTTGGATTGAAGCAGAAGATATAAAATTGTTAGAAACTTCTTCAACTGATACCGAGCTAGACTTTACATCAACAAATCAGcagcaaaacaaaaagaaaggaaTTACAAAAGTTCagactgcaagaaaaaaacgAGATCTTGAAGAGAGTTTAATGGAGGTTAATGGGATTGAAGAGTTTGCTGTGCCAGAATTTACTAGTGATAATAACGTATCGTGGTGCGAAATAAGCTCTACTGAGaa AAAATCATCCTCCAGTTCTTCAGATGATGACAGCTATAgtccaaaatcaaaaattaacatCAGGAGCTCATCTCTTTCCAACCGAACACGCTCAAACAGAGGTGAGTCCTCAGAAGGGATTATATTTCAAATGGATGACTCCATGGTTCAATTTGGTGACATGCTTGATTCTGAG GAATCCGAAGATGAAATTCGAGTAACTGGTGCACTGAATACtgctacaacaacaacaacaacaacttctaCCACCACCTCAGAAGAATCTGTTTCATTACAATACTTGTACATTCAAATGGAGTATTGTGAAAGAAGCACTCTTCGAAATGTTATTGATGAAGATTTGTACAAAAAGCCAGATTTAGTTGGAAGATATTTTCGTGAGATAATTGAAGGATTAGCACATGTCCATTCACAG GGAATTATTCATCGAGATTTAAAACCATTTAATATCTTTATTGATTCCTGTGATCGAATAAAAATTGGAGATTTTGGTTTGGCAACTTCACATGGAAATGCAAAGCTAGACACTTCTGTTTTTCTCAAAGAAAACGAACCAGTTCAATCCACTGATGATCGAATGACTGGTAAAGTTGGTACAGCTCTTTACGTAGCACCAGAACTTTGTCAagcaaaaagtaaaataaagttttcGCAAAAAGTTGACATGTATAGCTTAGGTGTCATCCTATTCGAAATGTGTTATCGTCCATTGAATACAGGCATGGAGAGAGTGAAACTTCTTGGATCAGTTAGAAGT GAGAGTGTAGTATTTCCTGAAGATTTCAACAAGAAGAAATACAAACGAGAACACTATGTCATTTCCTGGTTGTTAAATCACAATCCAGATGAAAGACCTTCTGCAACTGAATTGCTTGAAAGTGGTTATGTCCCGCCAAAAATTGAAGACAGTCAATTGGACGAACTTCTAAGGCATACGTTAAATCAAACCAATTCAACTCGCTATCAACGACTTATGTCTACTTTATTTTTGCAACCAGTGACTCCAGTACTTGACCAGATATATGACAGTGATTGCCATGGTAAAAATGAAGATGTGATTATAGAAGCAGGGAAAATACTCCAGCATGTTAAGAATGTTgtgataaacatatttttaaaacatgaagGGGTTTTCGTTGAAACACCTTTGTTGACTCCGAagacaaaaatatttgataacatGAATACTGCTTCATTTATAGATCAAAATGGTTTGCAGTTATGCTTGCCATGTGACTCAAGAGTAAGTTTTGCACGTTACATATCAAGAAACAATATTAAcagttttaaaaggtttttttttggAAAGCTATTTCGCAACCCTGGTATTATTAGTGCTCATCCATTAGCTCTTTGGGAATGTTCTTTTGATATTGTAACAAATGGTTTTTCTAGCATGCTGCCAGAATCAGAGCTCATTTTTATAGTGTTCGAGATTATTAAAGAATTTCCAACTTTGTATAATAGGAACTTTTACATCAGACTCAACCATATGAGTATCATTAAAGCTGTTTTTGTCCAGAATAATTTTTCTGaggaaacacaaaatacaatTTTGGAAATATTGGCTAacacaagaaacaaaaaaattttggaagaaaGATTACAAACGTGTTTCATGGAGCTAAGACTTACAGAGCATGTTATAAACAAGCTGATGTCATTCTTAACCTATGATGGAAGCCTCTCAAAAGCTAAAGAAACATTACAACTTTTACGAAAATCTAGAACACCTGTTAGTAATCTAACCAAAGAAGCGTTCTCGGAGTTGGAACGAGTTGTCAAGTATATCACAAACTTCAGTATTGAAATTCCTGTGTCTATTTGCACATCATTTATTGGGAATGTGAATTATTATTCCGGAATAGTTTTTCAGTTTGTTGCAGAAAATAATCGCAAAAGAAAACATGGTGGTGTTGATATATTAGCAGTTGGGGGTTGCTATAACAAGTTAGTTGAATCGATGAGTCGATATGCTGAGTCCTCAGATTTACCAAGTTCTGTAGGTGTTAGTATTGCCGTGGAGAAATTAATCATGTCTGTTGTGGAGGAGAAAAGAAATTATGGTTGTTATCAAGGTTCAGCAAGTAACAGTGTGATTGTATGCTGTGTAACAAACACACCAAATCTGGACTCGCTTGTTCCAGTCTTGCAAGACCTTTGGTCTGCTAATATACATGCTTCATTGTTTTCTTATGAATCACAACAAGATTACACCATTGAAGAAGTGCAAGAATATTGCATTGATAATGGTATCAATCATATTGTTGTGTTAAAGGAGTCTGATGTGGAGCATGTGAGA GTAAAAAGTAGAGacaaagaaaaattttcagaaacacGTGTCCAAAGAAATGAGCTGTGTGATTATCTCAACCACAAACTATCTGTTAAACTTGAAAATACGAAGGAGATGGAACAATCTTTAACCAAG actGTACCTCTGTATCAGTCCAACGAGATATCCTTTCTCTTTACATTCGTATCCGTGGATAAAGTTGATGCAAATTCTAAGAAAAAATTTACCAAGATATTCGATTCCAAGTTTCATCATgaacttcaaaaatgttttgggaGTAACAATGACCTTCAAGTGGTTGCA GCTAAATTAGATCGAAGTGTATTAAAGATTGTTGCTGCATATCTTGAGTTAAACGGTTCATATGAGGATTTTGAATCCAGTGTTCGGGACATTATGGAGATGTACAAAGAACAGGGTTCCTTTATGAAGCGGTTATGTCATACGTTGTATAAAGTATATTCAGAAAGCCATTCTGTAGTTATCTTATATTCTTATGTGGAAGAAGTTTATAAAGTTTTTACATAA
- the LOC130640981 gene encoding eIF-2-alpha kinase GCN2-like isoform X2, which yields MAYALKEMQEEELQAIQAIYMDDYVDHSQGNFPPEITLKLTPLQSIVRKDVHAKLDLRVKYTSSYPNNPPVLKLENSKGISNEQLSKLKTDLDKMAIDLCGEVMILQLAQFIQSFLHQHNVPNLSFFEQMLANQQKQEELMFQEKQIKEKAKVAKDREREQDVKRQVKEELQKRDEVLKQEKKKRQVSLSQSPGNSGSNYFEVVDMPQRRGSFTCLLAKEHKISVVIFRNSQDERKVFCSSCIGHFFDGACTMTAIDESTGKLMSISEWKVKFPTEQKKVYFSNEETSDAIAKQINSIEQEFYFLKSKLSCRGALLYHSLHIERNGKNVSAKLCNTFVNNNNEIVICGYAVMRRLSDFCKTHNAQGSTGQVLENSFGDYRKLVKTGKKGDVFNLGLLLVCLYQGHTNLVYPVEVPEDAPETFKSFLNSCFTVNEDLRPTMQHLSNHSFLCEKIILQYDAKNGEKQNQNTENSFQKLEKDEVPFLFLPNPVVLGKSRLMNEFEIMQSLGKGGFGSVIKVRNKLDGNLYAIKRIPLNPKCPHLNKRITREVKLLSRLNHENVVRYFNSWIEAEDIKLLETSSTDTELDFTSTNQQQNKKKGITKVQTARKKRDLEESLMEVNGIEEFAVPEFTSDNNVSWCEISSTEKKSSSSSSDDDSYSPKSKINIRSSSLSNRTRSNRGESSEGIIFQMDDSMVQFGDMLDSEESEDEIRVTGALNTATTTTTTTSTTTSEESVSLQYLYIQMEYCERSTLRNVIDEDLYKKPDLVGRYFREIIEGLAHVHSQGIIHRDLKPFNIFIDSCDRIKIGDFGLATSHGNAKLDTSVFLKENEPVQSTDDRMTGKVGTALYVAPELCQAKSKIKFSQKVDMYSLGVILFEMCYRPLNTGMERVKLLGSVRSESVVFPEDFNKKKYKREHYVISWLLNHNPDERPSATELLESGYVPPKIEDSQLDELLRHTLNQTNSTRYQRLMSTLFLQPVTPVLDQIYDSDCHGKNEDVIIEAGKILQHVKNVVINIFLKHEGVFVETPLLTPKTKIFDNMNTASFIDQNGLQLCLPCDSRVSFARYISRNNINSFKRFFFGKLFRNPGIISAHPLALWECSFDIVTNGFSSMLPESELIFIVFEIIKEFPTLYNRNFYIRLNHMSIIKAVFVQNNFSEETQNTILEILANTRNKKILEERLQTCFMELRLTEHVINKLMSFLTYDGSLSKAKETLQLLRKSRTPVSNLTKEAFSELERVVKYITNFSIEIPVSICTSFIGNVNYYSGIVFQFVAENNRKRKHGGVDILAVGGCYNKLVESMSRYAESSDLPSSVGVSIAVEKLIMSVVEEKRNYGCYQGSASNSVIVCCVTNTPNLDSLVPVLQDLWSANIHASLFSYESQQDYTIEEVQEYCIDNGINHIVVLKESDVEHVRVKSRDKEKFSETRVQRNELCDYLNHKLSVKLENTKEMEQSLTKTVPLYQSNEISFLFTFVSVDKVDANSKKKFTKIFDSKFHHELQKCFGSNNDLQVVAAKLDRSVLKIVAAYLELNGSYEDFESSVRDIMEMYKEQGSFMKRLCHTLYKVYSESHSVVILYSYVEEVYKVFT from the exons GTTATGATATTGCAACTTGCTCAATTTATCCAATCGTTTTTGCACCAGCACAATGTACCCAACCTTTCTTTCTTTGAACAAATGCTTGCTAATCAGCAAAAACAAGAGGAGTTAATgtttcaagaaaaacaaataaaagagaAAGCAAAAGTGGCAAAAGATAGAGAACGTGAACAAGATGTT aAGAGACAAGTGAAAGAGGAACTTCAAAAAAGAGATGAAGTGCTAAAGCAGGAGAAGAAAAAACGACAG GTATCCTTATCACAATCTCCTGGCAATAGTGGATCGAACTATTTTGAAGTAGTTGATATGCCTCAAAGAAGAGGATCCTTTACCTGTTTGTTAGcaaaagaacacaaaatttCTGTTGTTATTTTTCGAAATTCACAAGATGAAAGAAAGGTGTTTTGCAGTTCCTGCATTG gtCATTTTTTTGATGGTGCTTGTACGATGACTGCAATTGATGAAAGCACCGGAAAATTAATGTCAATATCGGAATGGAAAGTGAAGTTCCCAACTgaacaaaaaaaggtttatttttCCAACGAAGAAACCTCTGATGCAATAGCTAAGCAG ATCAATAGCATTGAACAAGAATTTTACTTCTTGAAGAGCAAACTATCATGCAGAGGAGCTTTACTTTATCATTCACTGCATATTGAAAGAAACGGAAAAAATGTTTCAGCAAAG ctaTGTAATACTTTTGTTAACAACAATAACGAGATTGTCATTTGTGGCTATgctgtgatgagacgcttatcaGACTTCTGTAAAACCCACAATGCACAAGGGAGTACTGGCCAAGTTTTGGAAAACAGTTTCGGTGATTATAGAAAGTTGGTTAAAACTGGCAAAAAGGGTGATGTATTCAATttg ggTTTGCTGTTAGTATGTTTATATCAAGGTCATACAAACCTTGTATATCCTGTAGAAGTGCCTGAAGATGCACCTGAAACATTTAAGTCATTCCTAAACAG ttgcTTCACAGTTAACGAAGATCTCCGTCCCACCATGCAACACCTAAGTAATCACTCTTTTCTTTgtgaaaaaatcattcttcAGTATGATGCAAAAAAtggtgaaaaacaaaatcagAACACGGAAAACTCTTTTCAGAAACTTGAGAAAGATGAAGTACCATTTTTGTTTCTACCCAATCCTGTAGTACTTGGTAAATCACGGTTGATGAATGAATTTGAAATCATGCAATCGTTGGGTAAAGGGGGATTTGGAAGTGTTATAAAA gTTAGAAACAAACTGGATGGAAATCTTTATGCCATAAAGCGCATACCTTTAAACCCCAAGTGTCCTCacttgaataaaagaataactaGAGAAGTGAAACTTTTGTCAAGATTGAATCATGAAAATGTTGTACG atattttaacTCTTGGATTGAAGCAGAAGATATAAAATTGTTAGAAACTTCTTCAACTGATACCGAGCTAGACTTTACATCAACAAATCAGcagcaaaacaaaaagaaaggaaTTACAAAAGTTCagactgcaagaaaaaaacgAGATCTTGAAGAGAGTTTAATGGAGGTTAATGGGATTGAAGAGTTTGCTGTGCCAGAATTTACTAGTGATAATAACGTATCGTGGTGCGAAATAAGCTCTACTGAGaa AAAATCATCCTCCAGTTCTTCAGATGATGACAGCTATAgtccaaaatcaaaaattaacatCAGGAGCTCATCTCTTTCCAACCGAACACGCTCAAACAGAGGTGAGTCCTCAGAAGGGATTATATTTCAAATGGATGACTCCATGGTTCAATTTGGTGACATGCTTGATTCTGAG GAATCCGAAGATGAAATTCGAGTAACTGGTGCACTGAATACtgctacaacaacaacaacaacaacttctaCCACCACCTCAGAAGAATCTGTTTCATTACAATACTTGTACATTCAAATGGAGTATTGTGAAAGAAGCACTCTTCGAAATGTTATTGATGAAGATTTGTACAAAAAGCCAGATTTAGTTGGAAGATATTTTCGTGAGATAATTGAAGGATTAGCACATGTCCATTCACAG GGAATTATTCATCGAGATTTAAAACCATTTAATATCTTTATTGATTCCTGTGATCGAATAAAAATTGGAGATTTTGGTTTGGCAACTTCACATGGAAATGCAAAGCTAGACACTTCTGTTTTTCTCAAAGAAAACGAACCAGTTCAATCCACTGATGATCGAATGACTGGTAAAGTTGGTACAGCTCTTTACGTAGCACCAGAACTTTGTCAagcaaaaagtaaaataaagttttcGCAAAAAGTTGACATGTATAGCTTAGGTGTCATCCTATTCGAAATGTGTTATCGTCCATTGAATACAGGCATGGAGAGAGTGAAACTTCTTGGATCAGTTAGAAGT GAGAGTGTAGTATTTCCTGAAGATTTCAACAAGAAGAAATACAAACGAGAACACTATGTCATTTCCTGGTTGTTAAATCACAATCCAGATGAAAGACCTTCTGCAACTGAATTGCTTGAAAGTGGTTATGTCCCGCCAAAAATTGAAGACAGTCAATTGGACGAACTTCTAAGGCATACGTTAAATCAAACCAATTCAACTCGCTATCAACGACTTATGTCTACTTTATTTTTGCAACCAGTGACTCCAGTACTTGACCAGATATATGACAGTGATTGCCATGGTAAAAATGAAGATGTGATTATAGAAGCAGGGAAAATACTCCAGCATGTTAAGAATGTTgtgataaacatatttttaaaacatgaagGGGTTTTCGTTGAAACACCTTTGTTGACTCCGAagacaaaaatatttgataacatGAATACTGCTTCATTTATAGATCAAAATGGTTTGCAGTTATGCTTGCCATGTGACTCAAGAGTAAGTTTTGCACGTTACATATCAAGAAACAATATTAAcagttttaaaaggtttttttttggAAAGCTATTTCGCAACCCTGGTATTATTAGTGCTCATCCATTAGCTCTTTGGGAATGTTCTTTTGATATTGTAACAAATGGTTTTTCTAGCATGCTGCCAGAATCAGAGCTCATTTTTATAGTGTTCGAGATTATTAAAGAATTTCCAACTTTGTATAATAGGAACTTTTACATCAGACTCAACCATATGAGTATCATTAAAGCTGTTTTTGTCCAGAATAATTTTTCTGaggaaacacaaaatacaatTTTGGAAATATTGGCTAacacaagaaacaaaaaaattttggaagaaaGATTACAAACGTGTTTCATGGAGCTAAGACTTACAGAGCATGTTATAAACAAGCTGATGTCATTCTTAACCTATGATGGAAGCCTCTCAAAAGCTAAAGAAACATTACAACTTTTACGAAAATCTAGAACACCTGTTAGTAATCTAACCAAAGAAGCGTTCTCGGAGTTGGAACGAGTTGTCAAGTATATCACAAACTTCAGTATTGAAATTCCTGTGTCTATTTGCACATCATTTATTGGGAATGTGAATTATTATTCCGGAATAGTTTTTCAGTTTGTTGCAGAAAATAATCGCAAAAGAAAACATGGTGGTGTTGATATATTAGCAGTTGGGGGTTGCTATAACAAGTTAGTTGAATCGATGAGTCGATATGCTGAGTCCTCAGATTTACCAAGTTCTGTAGGTGTTAGTATTGCCGTGGAGAAATTAATCATGTCTGTTGTGGAGGAGAAAAGAAATTATGGTTGTTATCAAGGTTCAGCAAGTAACAGTGTGATTGTATGCTGTGTAACAAACACACCAAATCTGGACTCGCTTGTTCCAGTCTTGCAAGACCTTTGGTCTGCTAATATACATGCTTCATTGTTTTCTTATGAATCACAACAAGATTACACCATTGAAGAAGTGCAAGAATATTGCATTGATAATGGTATCAATCATATTGTTGTGTTAAAGGAGTCTGATGTGGAGCATGTGAGA GTAAAAAGTAGAGacaaagaaaaattttcagaaacacGTGTCCAAAGAAATGAGCTGTGTGATTATCTCAACCACAAACTATCTGTTAAACTTGAAAATACGAAGGAGATGGAACAATCTTTAACCAAG actGTACCTCTGTATCAGTCCAACGAGATATCCTTTCTCTTTACATTCGTATCCGTGGATAAAGTTGATGCAAATTCTAAGAAAAAATTTACCAAGATATTCGATTCCAAGTTTCATCATgaacttcaaaaatgttttgggaGTAACAATGACCTTCAAGTGGTTGCA GCTAAATTAGATCGAAGTGTATTAAAGATTGTTGCTGCATATCTTGAGTTAAACGGTTCATATGAGGATTTTGAATCCAGTGTTCGGGACATTATGGAGATGTACAAAGAACAGGGTTCCTTTATGAAGCGGTTATGTCATACGTTGTATAAAGTATATTCAGAAAGCCATTCTGTAGTTATCTTATATTCTTATGTGGAAGAAGTTTATAAAGTTTTTACATAA